The DNA window TGGTCGCCGTCATCTCATTCGCCTTTATCGGCATCGGCGCTGCAGTTCTCTCTTTACTGATCTCGCTGGTTGGCTGGTATTACACCTACACGCAGTTCTTCGCACTTTCAAAGCGCGATGCAGCATCATGGCTCGATGCAAAGCCGATCCTCGAAGTGGAGAGTGAGGCATAATGTACGTCCAGGTTCTGCCTGAATACGGCCTTGTCCTCGACCCAATGGTCGGGATCGTCACCACCGCAGGGGAATCCTTTGCACCGGTGCTCGAACAGATCGCCATCCTCGAATCGGCATCAGATGATCTGGTGAACATGCTCTCTGGTGAGGGGATCCTTGCATCCTCGTTCCCAGGAAGAGAACAGACTCTGAAGATCGCAGGAGGAATAAGCGCCTTCTGGTATGGTATCGCAGTCGGACTATTCATCGCAGGTATCATCGCCTTCGAACTGGTCAAGGTGAAGTGAGGTATCGAGAATGGCAGATAAGAAATCACCAGCCAGTGGATGGCCAATTGTCCAGGGCGACTTCCATTCAGGGGATGCAAACAGCCCGGTGGCAGTCATTACCATGGGCTCACACCTCGACGAACAGGGAATCTGCGATGCAGGCGCAGCCATATGCGGCTCCTGTAAGACAGAGAACCTCGGGCTTGAGAAGGTCGTTGCAAACGTCATCTCGAACCCGAACATCCGCTTCGTCCTGCTCTGTGGGACTGAAGTGAAAGGGCACCTTTCAGGACAGTCACTCCGCCAGCTCCACTCATCAGGTGTTGACAAGGGGAAGATCGTCGGTTCCGAAGGTGCTATCCCGTTCATCGAGAACCTCGATGACGCGGCGATCAAGCGCTTCCAGGAACAGATCGAGATCGTCAACATCATGGAGAGCGAAGATCTCGGCACCATTAAGGCAAAGATCAACGAACTGAAGGGCAAAGACCCTGGTGCGTTCGCTGGCGATGCCATGGTCGTCGAGGTCAAGGAAGCAGGCGGCGCGGCAGAAGAGTCGACCGGCGAAGTACAGCCGCTATCAGGCGAAGTTGTGCTGGTCCACGCAAGGATGAAAGTGATCGAAAAGATGATCACTGACATCGGGTACTGGGACCGATATGCAGCAGGCGTCTACTCAGGCAAGGTCGAAGGGCTGATGATCGGCCTGATCGTCTCATTCGCACTGATTGGATTCTTGTTGATGGGGTGATCTGATATGGCAGAAGAAGGCTCAAAGGCTGCTGGACCCATCAGAATGGTCGCCATAAACAATATGGTCGAAAACATGCGCTACAAGTCGCAGATCCTTGCAAGAACCAACAAACTTGAGTCCGGTATTATGGACTCAGGTCTTGTCGGGTTTGCAGCAGGGATGCTTGTAGCACTGGTCCTGATTGTGGTACCAGCATTAGTACTGATGTGAGGTATCGAGAATGGCAGATAAGAAATCACCAGCCAGTGGATGGCCAATTGTCCAGGGCGACTTCCATTCGGGGGATGCAAACAGCCCGGTGGCAGTCATTACCATGGGCTCACACCTCGACGAACAGGGAATCTGCGATGCAGGCGCAGCCATATGCGGCTCCTGTAAGACAGAGAACCTCGGGCTTGAGAAGGTCGTTGCAAACGTCATCTCGAACCCGAACATCCGCTTCGTCCTGCTCTGTGGGACTGAAGTGAAAGGGCACCTTTCAGGACAGTCACTCCGCCAGCTCCACTCATCAGGTGTTGACAAGGGGAAGATCGTCGGTTCCGAAGGTGCTATCCCGTTCATCGAGAACCTCGATGACGCGGCGATCAAGCGCTTCCAGGAACAGATCGAGATCGTCAACATCATGGAGAGCGAAGATCTCGGCACCATTAAGGCAAAGATCAACGAACTGAAGGGCAAAGACCCTGGTGCGTTCGCTGCTGATGCCATGGTCGTCGAGGTCAAGGAAGCAGGCGGCTCAACAGAGGTTGCAGCAGCCGGGGCTAATCCCCAGTTCCTTGAGATGGAGAAGAGGCTCGATGCAATCGAGAAGAAGATCGAGTTCGTGGACGCAGAGATCGCCCAGCGTGCAGGCCGCAAGGTTGGGAGAGATATTGGTATTTTATACGGACTGGTAGCTGGATTGACAGTATTTATCATACTGCTCGTTCTGCTCTCCAAATTGAATGCGATAGTGTAAGAGAGGAGTAATACTATGTTCAGATTTGAAAAAGAACAACAAGTCTGGGATTTCAATGGTACCAAGATCGGTGGGCAGCCTGGAGAACACCCCACCGTTCTCGGTGCATCGATCTTCTATAACAAGCACGAGATTGTGCTCGACGACCACAAGGGTACGATCGACAAGCCGAAGGCTGAAGCACTCTGGAACCGCTGTCAGGAACTGACCGACGAGACGGGTGTACACTTCTTCATCCAGATCATCGGTGAATTTGGCGAGGCGCTCGAGTCCTACTTTGACTGGTTCGCATCGATCGACGACAAGACCGCCTTCCTGATGGACTCCTCGGCACCTGCAGCACGTATGCAGGCAGCCAAGTACGTCACCGAGGTCGGACTCGCCAACCGTGCGATCTACAACTCGATCAACGGTTCGATCAGCCAGGAAGAGATCGATGTCCTCGCAAAGAGTGACGTCGACGCAGCCATTGTGCTCGCATTCAACCCGGCTGACCCATCCGTCGCTGGGCGCCAGAAGGTGCTCGGCGAGGGTGGTGTCGCAGGACAGTCCAAGGGTATGATTCAGATCGCAGAGGAGGCAGGTATCACCAGGCCAATCCTCGACACTGCAGCCACACCACTCGGTCTCGGTTCAGGCGGATCGTACCGTGAGATCCTTGCATGCAAGGGGATCTATGGTCTTCCAACCGGTGGTGCATACCACAACATGACCGTCTCATGGACCTGGCTCCGCAGATGGAAGAAAAACCTCGGCACCGTCTATGACGGAAAACCAGCCCTCAAAGACCAGATGCTCAAGCACTATGCAAAGGACATCGAGGCCCTCAAGCAGGCAGTCTGGTCAGCACCAGATATCGGCTGCAACCTGATCGCAAGCACCCTCGGTGCTGACTTGATCATGTTCGGTCCGATCGAGAACATGGAGCCGATGCTGACGACCCAGGCATATGCAGATATCACGATCCTCGAGGCAGCTCGCGATCTCGGTATCGACACCCAGGATCCGAATCATCCAATCTTCAAACTCATCTAAACCCTTTTTTATTAAGTACGGTAGGCCTTTCCGATTCTTTCCGGACCTTTCACATCAGGTTAAAAAAAGACCACTCCCAGTCACCTGCAGTACCGTTAATAAGGTCTGCGCCTCATGTATTATGGAAATCCATGAAGGCGGTTCTGGGGCTTGAAGACGGGACATATGTGGTAGGAGAAGGCTTCGGAGCAGAGGGCACCTGCGCCGGCGAACTGGTTTTCTCCACCCAGATGACCGGGTATATGGAGGCGCTGACGGATGCCAGTTATGCCGGCCAGATCCTGATGTTCACGTTCCCACAGATCGGGAACTACGGGGTCGATGAGAAGAACTTCCAGAGTCCGGCAGTGCAGACGCTCGGCTGTGTAACGCAGGAGATCTGCGACAAGCCGGCAACAGGACAGTCTCTGAAGCGATACTACGAAGAGCACGGTCTTTTCGGGATTGAAGGAGTTGACACCAGGGCGCTGACGATTATAACCAGACAGCACGGAACACTCAGGGCTGCACTGATCGTCGGAAGTGGAGACCATGAACATGCGATCGCTCTGGCACGGGCCGTACCTCCAATCTCAAACCAGGCTCTGATCCCACGGGTCTCCTGCAAAGAGGCATACAGGGTTCCTGGTCCAGGAAGGAAGATTGCGGTGATCGATCTCGGGATCAAACGGCATATGGTCATCAGCCTGAATAAACGGGGTGCTGATCTCGGGATATTCCCATACAACACAACTGCTGAGGAGATCGAGGCCTTTGAACCCGATGCACTGCTCATCTCCAACGGACCAGGGGATCCAATGCAGGCCAGGGATGCGATCAAGACCGTCTCATACCTGATCGGGACCATGCCAGTCTTTGGGATCTGCATGGGAAATCAGGTGACCGCGCTGGCGCTGGGAGCTGAGACCCATAAACTGAAGTTCGGTCATCGTGGCACCAATCAGCCGGTAAGGTACCTGGATGGGAGGATTTTTATCACCACCCAGAACCACGGCTTCGTCGTAGACCAGGAGTCCCTCCCTGAGGGGTGTACCTGTAGTTATACCAATTTAAACGACGGAACCCTAGAAGGGTTTGAATCCTCAGACCTAGAAATCTCCTGCGTTCAATTCCATCCCGAGGCCCATGGCGGTCCCCGGGATACAGAGAGTCACTTTTTTGATATGATTATGCGGAGGATAGCCTGATGCCGAGGCGTACTGATATCAAGAAGGTTCTCTTGATCGGTTCCGGACCAATCCAGATCGGACAGGCCGCTGAGTTCGACTTCTCAGGTTCACAAGCCTGCAAGTCCCTCCGCGAAGAAGGGATTGAGGTGGTACTGGTCAACTCCAACCCGGCGACGATCCAAACCGATCCCGAAACGGCTGACACGATCTATATCGAACCCCTGAGGGCCTCGATCATCGCAAAGATCATCGAAAAAGAGAAACCCGATGGGATTCTTTCGGGGATGGGCGGACAGACCGGTCTGAACCTGACCGCAGAACTGGCAGAGCTCGGAGCC is part of the Methanosphaerula palustris E1-9c genome and encodes:
- the mtrA gene encoding tetrahydromethanopterin S-methyltransferase subunit A, whose translation is MADKKSPASGWPIVQGDFHSGDANSPVAVITMGSHLDEQGICDAGAAICGSCKTENLGLEKVVANVISNPNIRFVLLCGTEVKGHLSGQSLRQLHSSGVDKGKIVGSEGAIPFIENLDDAAIKRFQEQIEIVNIMESEDLGTIKAKINELKGKDPGAFAGDAMVVEVKEAGGAAEESTGEVQPLSGEVVLVHARMKVIEKMITDIGYWDRYAAGVYSGKVEGLMIGLIVSFALIGFLLMG
- the mtrB gene encoding tetrahydromethanopterin S-methyltransferase subunit MtrB, with translation MYVQVLPEYGLVLDPMVGIVTTAGESFAPVLEQIAILESASDDLVNMLSGEGILASSFPGREQTLKIAGGISAFWYGIAVGLFIAGIIAFELVKVK
- the mtrA gene encoding tetrahydromethanopterin S-methyltransferase subunit A translates to MADKKSPASGWPIVQGDFHSGDANSPVAVITMGSHLDEQGICDAGAAICGSCKTENLGLEKVVANVISNPNIRFVLLCGTEVKGHLSGQSLRQLHSSGVDKGKIVGSEGAIPFIENLDDAAIKRFQEQIEIVNIMESEDLGTIKAKINELKGKDPGAFAADAMVVEVKEAGGSTEVAAAGANPQFLEMEKRLDAIEKKIEFVDAEIAQRAGRKVGRDIGILYGLVAGLTVFIILLVLLSKLNAIV
- the carA gene encoding glutamine-hydrolyzing carbamoyl-phosphate synthase small subunit, translated to MKAVLGLEDGTYVVGEGFGAEGTCAGELVFSTQMTGYMEALTDASYAGQILMFTFPQIGNYGVDEKNFQSPAVQTLGCVTQEICDKPATGQSLKRYYEEHGLFGIEGVDTRALTIITRQHGTLRAALIVGSGDHEHAIALARAVPPISNQALIPRVSCKEAYRVPGPGRKIAVIDLGIKRHMVISLNKRGADLGIFPYNTTAEEIEAFEPDALLISNGPGDPMQARDAIKTVSYLIGTMPVFGICMGNQVTALALGAETHKLKFGHRGTNQPVRYLDGRIFITTQNHGFVVDQESLPEGCTCSYTNLNDGTLEGFESSDLEISCVQFHPEAHGGPRDTESHFFDMIMRRIA
- the mtrH gene encoding tetrahydromethanopterin S-methyltransferase subunit H, with translation MFRFEKEQQVWDFNGTKIGGQPGEHPTVLGASIFYNKHEIVLDDHKGTIDKPKAEALWNRCQELTDETGVHFFIQIIGEFGEALESYFDWFASIDDKTAFLMDSSAPAARMQAAKYVTEVGLANRAIYNSINGSISQEEIDVLAKSDVDAAIVLAFNPADPSVAGRQKVLGEGGVAGQSKGMIQIAEEAGITRPILDTAATPLGLGSGGSYREILACKGIYGLPTGGAYHNMTVSWTWLRRWKKNLGTVYDGKPALKDQMLKHYAKDIEALKQAVWSAPDIGCNLIASTLGADLIMFGPIENMEPMLTTQAYADITILEAARDLGIDTQDPNHPIFKLI
- a CDS encoding tetrahydromethanopterin S-methyltransferase subunit F, whose protein sequence is MAEEGSKAAGPIRMVAINNMVENMRYKSQILARTNKLESGIMDSGLVGFAAGMLVALVLIVVPALVLM